From Tiliqua scincoides isolate rTilSci1 chromosome 2, rTilSci1.hap2, whole genome shotgun sequence, the proteins below share one genomic window:
- the LOC136638764 gene encoding hepatic lectin-like yields MDEEKYRDQFQTYTGRRNFLQRPFFPIYVLLAVSYLLIIIGLVVALSKITTVSSELNKTHASLAKDPFGSDFVLFPCGSDNRQWEYFNGKCYFFSLETVSWTRARNLCQSSDSQLVTIDGFPKQFFLQTRTRNERFWIGLHDIQTEGEWKWLDGSDYITGFKNWKAGEPNSYRNTDEDCGQLWINGEWNDYDCSSISYYVCEKALPSKSRVA; encoded by the exons gaagaagaaattttCTTCAGAGGCCCTTCTTCCCAATCTACGTATTGCTGGCTGTCTCTTACCTGCTGATCATCATTGGCTTGGTGGTGGCCCTCTCCAAAA TAACAACTGTTTCTTCAGAACTTAATAAGACACATGCCAGCCTTGCAAAGGACCCCTTTGGCTCTGATTTTGTTT TGTTCCCATGTGGTTCTGACAACAGACAGTGGGAGTACTTCAATGGAAAATGCTATTTCTTCTCCCTAGAGACAGTTTCCTGGACCCGGGCCAGAAATCTGTGCCAAAGCTCCGATTCGCAGCTCGTCACCATTGATGGTTTTCCCAAACAG TTTTTCCTACAGACCCGGACCAGGAATGAACGCTTTTGGATTGGACTCCATGACATACAAACAGAAGGAGAGTGGAAATGGCTGGATGGCAGTGATTATATAACAGGGTTCAA GAACTGGAAGGCAGGGGAACCCAACAGTTATCGAAACACTGATGAGGACTGTGGCCAACTTTGGATCAATGGGGAGTGGAACGACTATGACTGCAGCAGTATTTCCTACTATGTCTGTGAGAAAGCCTTACCAAGCAAATCCAGGGTTGCATAA
- the LOC136638761 gene encoding LOW QUALITY PROTEIN: hepatic lectin-like (The sequence of the model RefSeq protein was modified relative to this genomic sequence to represent the inferred CDS: substituted 1 base at 1 genomic stop codon) gives MDEEKFDDEFRKYKERNFLQHGRNPFFQVYVLLAVSLLLISVYYIVVLSKGAEREKPAQMLGTRSTADYRQLSSVSSVATLSSELSKIDTDFVQQISANDSLLFPCGTETRQWEYFNGKCYYFSLSKGTWNQAKVSCQDRQSQLVIINNMAEQNFLQTRTRNERYWIGLTDWNTEGIWRWLDGSDYDNGFKYWKRGEPNDDGGNEDCAHLWIYGEWNDVYCTYQCYYICEKPLPHSRPVQXRGGGQRMSCEHL, from the exons ATGGATGAAGAGAAGTTTGATGACGAATTCCGGAAATATAAAG aaagaaattttCTTCAGCATGGCCGGAATCCCTTCTTTCAAGTCTACGTGCTACTGGCAGTCTCTCTTCTACTGATTAGTGTTTACTATATTGTGGTTCTTTCAAAAG gggcagagagggagaaacCTGCTCAGATGCTGGGCACCAGATCAACTGCTGACTATCGGCAGTTAAGCTCCGTTAGCTCTG TGGCAACACTGTCATCAGAACTGAGTAAAATAGACACTGATTTTGTACAGCAAATCTCTGCAAATGATTCCCTGT TGTTCCCATGTGGCACTGAAACCAGACAATGGGAGTACTTCAATGGAAAGTGTTACTACTTCTCCCTGAGTAAAGGCACCTGGAATCAGGCCAAGGTTTCGTGTCAAGACAGGCAGTCACAGCTGGTTATCATCAATAATATGGCTGAACAG AATTTCCTGCAGACCCGAACCAGGAATGAACGCTACTGGATCGGACTCACAGACTGGAATACAGAAGGAATATGGAGATGGCTGGATGGTAGTGATTATGACAACGGATTCAA GTACTGGAAGAGAGGAGAGCCCAATGATGATGGGGGCAATGAGGACTGTGCCCATCTCTGGATCTATGGGGAATGGAATGACGTCTACTGCACCTACCAGTGTTACTACATCTGCGAGAAGCCCTTGCCCCATTCAAGGCCAGTacaatgaaggggggggggccaaaGAATGTCCTGTGAACATCTTTGA